A stretch of the Gimesia chilikensis genome encodes the following:
- a CDS encoding SDR family NAD(P)-dependent oxidoreductase has product MKISFENQVALVTGAASGMGLATARAFAEAGATVVLADYREEIVKAEAEQLNSAGGRAMGIGCDVSDDTQIEAMIARTVTEFGRLDAAFNNAGVMAHKAEIADTPRDEWERVIGINLRGVWSCMKFELQQMKQQGSGAIVNNASVGALTGNPGIASYIASKHGVVGLTRTAALEYARQGIRVNAVNPGLIDTQIARDVVNGDEEAYAAFAESVPLGRAGTPEEIAAAVLWLCSSQASYVVGHALTVDGGMTVG; this is encoded by the coding sequence ATGAAGATTTCTTTTGAGAACCAGGTGGCACTGGTCACTGGTGCTGCGTCCGGCATGGGACTGGCAACCGCGCGGGCCTTTGCGGAAGCAGGGGCCACGGTGGTACTGGCAGATTACCGGGAAGAGATTGTCAAAGCGGAAGCAGAGCAACTCAACTCCGCCGGCGGACGAGCCATGGGAATCGGTTGCGACGTGAGTGACGACACTCAGATTGAGGCGATGATCGCGCGCACGGTTACCGAATTCGGGCGACTCGATGCCGCGTTCAATAATGCCGGCGTGATGGCACACAAGGCTGAGATTGCTGATACCCCGCGCGACGAGTGGGAGCGGGTCATCGGGATCAACCTGCGCGGCGTGTGGAGTTGCATGAAGTTCGAGCTGCAGCAGATGAAACAGCAGGGGAGTGGCGCGATTGTCAACAACGCATCTGTCGGCGCTTTGACGGGGAATCCGGGTATCGCTTCGTACATTGCCTCGAAGCACGGTGTAGTCGGACTGACGCGAACGGCAGCACTGGAATACGCCCGACAGGGAATCCGGGTTAACGCGGTGAACCCCGGTCTGATCGATACCCAGATCGCGCGAGATGTGGTTAACGGTGACGAAGAAGCGTACGCAGCCTTTGCTGAGAGTGTGCCCCTGGGACGTGCAGGAACTCCTGAGGAAATCGCTGCTGCGGTATTATGGCTGTGCAGTTCTCAGGCGAGCTACGTTGTCGGCCATGCACTGACGGTCGATGGCGGGATGACCGTTGGGTAA
- a CDS encoding DUF2255 family protein yields the protein MSGAWSPEELAAIARTDDLHIAVLHEDGASYGTLTWIWSVVVEHNLYVRAYHGQNSRWYQSALREKVGKITAAGLTKEVTLEPVSGVINDLIDDSYRAKYGDSPYLAPMIGAGPRSATVKITPGDAAAR from the coding sequence ATGAGCGGTGCATGGTCACCTGAAGAATTAGCGGCGATTGCCCGAACCGATGATCTGCATATCGCCGTGCTGCATGAGGATGGAGCGTCTTATGGTACGCTGACCTGGATCTGGTCTGTCGTGGTGGAGCACAATCTTTATGTGCGTGCTTATCACGGTCAGAACTCACGGTGGTACCAGTCTGCCTTGCGGGAAAAGGTGGGGAAAATCACGGCGGCCGGTTTGACGAAAGAGGTCACGCTGGAGCCGGTCAGTGGCGTCATCAATGATCTGATTGATGATTCCTACCGGGCGAAATATGGAGACAGTCCTTATCTCGCCCCGATGATCGGCGCGGGGCCCCGTTCGGCGACAGTGAAGATCACGCCAGGTGATGCGGCAGCGCGCTGA
- a CDS encoding tautomerase family protein: protein MPHVIVKLWPGKSEQQKQELAERITKDVMDVLHYGAESVSVAFEEVKSSEWREKVYQPDIIAKREQLYKQPGYDMNDL, encoded by the coding sequence ATGCCCCACGTAATCGTCAAGCTCTGGCCGGGCAAGTCAGAGCAACAGAAGCAGGAACTGGCGGAGCGGATTACCAAAGATGTCATGGATGTATTGCATTATGGTGCGGAATCAGTTTCGGTTGCTTTTGAAGAAGTGAAATCCAGCGAGTGGCGGGAGAAGGTTTATCAGCCGGACATCATCGCGAAGCGGGAGCAGCTCTATAAACAGCCGGGCTACGACATGAATGATTTATAA
- a CDS encoding SDR family oxidoreductase: MNNQNIAGKVVVITGASSGLGEATARLLSSEGATVVLAARRKERINALAEEINGKGGQALAVSTDVTNRGQVKELVDKAVATYGRVDVMLNNAGLMPLAPLDQLKTDEWDQMIDVNLKGVLNGIAAALPHMQAQKSGHFINVSSVYGHKLGPDATVYCATKFAVRALSEGLRQEVKPYNIRTTVISPGAVATELLEHISDEKIQSETKGFVDQIAVPADTFARMVAFAINEPANVDVNEILFRPTAQPV, from the coding sequence ATGAATAATCAGAATATCGCAGGCAAAGTTGTGGTCATCACGGGTGCAAGCAGTGGACTGGGAGAAGCGACCGCGCGGCTGCTCTCTTCTGAAGGGGCGACTGTTGTACTGGCCGCCCGGCGGAAGGAACGGATCAACGCCCTGGCAGAGGAAATCAATGGTAAGGGAGGTCAGGCACTGGCGGTCTCTACCGATGTCACCAATCGGGGGCAGGTCAAGGAACTCGTCGACAAAGCCGTCGCGACTTATGGTCGGGTGGATGTCATGCTGAATAATGCGGGGCTGATGCCCCTCGCTCCGCTGGATCAACTGAAAACTGACGAGTGGGACCAGATGATCGATGTGAACCTCAAAGGGGTTTTGAATGGGATCGCAGCTGCCCTGCCGCATATGCAGGCGCAGAAAAGCGGACACTTTATCAATGTTTCGTCTGTGTATGGCCATAAACTCGGACCCGATGCGACAGTCTACTGTGCCACAAAATTCGCCGTCCGGGCTCTGTCGGAAGGACTGCGCCAGGAAGTGAAGCCTTACAACATTCGTACGACGGTCATCTCACCGGGTGCGGTTGCTACCGAGCTGCTGGAACACATCAGCGATGAGAAAATCCAGTCGGAAACGAAAGGCTTTGTGGATCAGATCGCCGTACCGGCAGACACGTTTGCCCGGATGGTGGCGTTTGCGATCAACGAGCCGGCTAACGTGGATGTGAATGAGATCCTGTTCCGGCCGACTGCCCAGCCTGTTTAG
- a CDS encoding (R)-mandelonitrile lyase → MEITRNGSQASMAGPADWFTGNTRIDPLFNCPEPARAAGASVTFEPGARTAWHTHPLGQTLIVTSGVGRVQVEGGPIEEIRPGDVVWFPPGVKHWHGAAPTKAMTHIAIQEALDGKVVEWLEHVTDEQYGA, encoded by the coding sequence ATGGAAATCACACGAAACGGCTCTCAGGCATCGATGGCGGGACCAGCGGACTGGTTTACCGGCAACACGCGGATCGATCCGCTGTTTAATTGTCCTGAACCGGCGCGGGCCGCCGGTGCGAGCGTCACCTTTGAACCGGGGGCCCGGACTGCCTGGCACACCCACCCGTTGGGGCAGACTCTGATCGTGACATCGGGAGTGGGGCGTGTCCAGGTCGAAGGGGGACCGATTGAGGAGATTCGTCCCGGCGATGTGGTCTGGTTTCCGCCGGGTGTCAAACACTGGCATGGAGCAGCGCCGACCAAAGCGATGACGCACATCGCCATTCAGGAAGCACTCGATGGCAAGGTCGTCGAGTGGTTGGAACACGTCACTGACGAACAATACGGAGCGTAA
- a CDS encoding AraC family transcriptional regulator, producing MHNTELTALASTVQRQATPDKVVNTPIPELKLSCFTTPTEMTSLVYEPCLCLILQGSKEVVLAGESYRMDPAQFLLVSVDLPVDARVVEATTVQPYVGVQISLDSRVVGELLADGTTVSAPGPSERGLTVTAVEPPLLDAVRRLVDLLDTPSDLRPLAPLILREMTHRVLTGPQGLRLRQIALAGAPAYRIARAIRWLKDHFADPLRIESLADQVGMSISAFHQHFKNVTAMTPLQYQKRMRLQEARNLMLSEKLEAAEAAFRVGYESPSQFSREYRRLFGAPPRQDIAALSAES from the coding sequence ATGCACAACACCGAATTGACAGCATTGGCGTCGACCGTCCAGCGGCAGGCGACTCCCGATAAAGTGGTCAACACCCCGATCCCGGAACTGAAGCTTTCCTGTTTCACAACACCGACGGAAATGACCTCGCTCGTCTACGAGCCCTGCCTGTGCCTGATTCTACAAGGTTCCAAGGAAGTCGTGCTGGCCGGTGAATCCTATCGCATGGACCCTGCGCAGTTCCTGCTTGTCTCGGTCGACCTGCCCGTGGATGCGCGTGTGGTGGAAGCTACGACGGTTCAGCCATACGTCGGCGTGCAGATTTCCCTCGACTCCCGAGTGGTCGGAGAACTGCTGGCCGACGGAACGACCGTTTCAGCACCAGGACCGTCTGAACGCGGACTCACCGTGACAGCGGTCGAGCCCCCGCTGCTCGATGCAGTCAGGCGGCTCGTTGACCTGCTTGATACTCCCAGTGATCTCCGCCCCCTGGCACCGCTGATTCTCCGCGAGATGACGCATCGTGTTTTAACCGGACCCCAGGGATTACGACTCCGCCAGATCGCGCTGGCAGGCGCTCCCGCTTACCGCATTGCCCGCGCCATCCGCTGGTTGAAAGATCACTTCGCTGATCCACTGCGGATTGAATCATTGGCAGACCAGGTCGGCATGAGCATCTCTGCCTTCCATCAGCACTTTAAAAATGTCACCGCCATGACGCCGCTCCAGTACCAGAAACGCATGCGTCTGCAGGAAGCCCGCAACCTGATGCTCAGCGAAAAACTGGAAGCAGCCGAGGCCGCATTCCGCGTCGGCTACGAAAGCCCTTCCCAGTTCAGCAGAGAATACCGCCGCCTCTTCGGCGCACCCCCGCGACAGGACATCGCCGCCTTGAGTGCGGAATCTTAA
- a CDS encoding efflux RND transporter periplasmic adaptor subunit, translated as MNVLLKSLKPLLAIAVFVVIAGAFVLRDRWLPLLEQNPSDADRQAAASKKSGSKKDSEQQKIILSDQAIANLGLRVKSILPETYWKTLQVPGMIVDRPGRSDQGVISPVEGVVEKMNFYPGDTVRPGDVLYTIGILSESLQQTQTNLFKDTHNIALAEKKQKRLETSRGAIPEARIIEVVNEIKRLKVAIKGYQHELRNRGFTPQQLQEIAQGNFVRDLDILVPDRLPPSRLQETSVVMKTSGDTSRQQTPLTFEIQESDIDLGQQVKTGQMLCLLANHRLLAIEGRAFRNETQLLERSVREGWPVDVDFQEHSSSDWPPVDQVFHIQKLMNVIDPVNRTFAFRLPLDNQSRVVKQDGQPQVLWRFRPGQKVRLMIRVEKLDNVFVLPADAVAREGAEAFVFTQNVNTFHRKPVRILERDRRHTVIANDGSLTPGSFVVQGAAEQLNRMLKSSSDNDLPEGYHIHADGSLHKNEDEGK; from the coding sequence ATGAACGTACTTCTGAAATCACTGAAACCCCTTCTGGCGATCGCAGTGTTTGTGGTCATTGCCGGAGCGTTCGTTTTACGAGACCGCTGGTTGCCGTTGCTGGAGCAGAATCCGTCTGACGCGGATCGTCAGGCTGCTGCCTCGAAAAAATCGGGGAGTAAAAAAGATTCCGAACAGCAGAAGATCATTCTCTCAGATCAGGCGATTGCCAACCTGGGATTGAGGGTCAAATCCATCCTGCCGGAAACGTACTGGAAAACGCTGCAGGTCCCGGGCATGATCGTCGATCGCCCCGGCCGCAGCGACCAGGGCGTGATCTCTCCCGTGGAGGGCGTCGTGGAGAAGATGAACTTTTACCCGGGCGATACGGTGCGACCGGGAGACGTGCTGTATACGATTGGCATCCTCAGTGAATCACTACAGCAGACGCAGACGAATCTATTCAAAGACACCCACAACATCGCACTGGCCGAGAAAAAACAGAAACGCCTGGAGACCTCGCGGGGCGCAATACCCGAGGCACGCATCATCGAAGTCGTCAATGAAATCAAACGGTTGAAAGTCGCCATCAAAGGCTATCAGCACGAACTGCGCAATCGGGGCTTCACTCCCCAGCAGCTGCAGGAAATCGCCCAGGGAAATTTTGTGCGGGACCTGGATATTCTCGTTCCCGATCGCCTGCCCCCTTCCCGGCTGCAGGAGACCTCCGTCGTGATGAAAACTTCGGGAGACACATCCCGTCAGCAGACGCCGCTCACCTTTGAAATTCAAGAGAGTGACATCGACCTCGGACAACAGGTGAAAACGGGCCAGATGTTATGCCTGCTGGCAAACCATCGTCTGCTCGCCATCGAAGGGCGTGCCTTTCGGAATGAAACCCAACTGCTGGAACGAAGCGTCAGAGAAGGCTGGCCGGTCGACGTCGATTTCCAGGAACACAGCTCCAGCGACTGGCCCCCCGTCGATCAGGTGTTTCACATTCAGAAACTGATGAATGTCATCGATCCGGTGAACCGTACCTTTGCTTTTCGTCTGCCACTGGACAATCAGTCGCGTGTGGTAAAACAGGATGGGCAGCCCCAGGTGCTCTGGCGGTTTCGTCCCGGACAGAAAGTCCGGTTGATGATTCGGGTGGAAAAACTGGACAACGTATTCGTACTCCCCGCTGACGCCGTGGCTCGCGAAGGCGCGGAGGCGTTTGTCTTCACCCAGAATGTAAATACCTTCCACCGCAAACCGGTGCGGATACTGGAACGGGATCGCCGCCATACCGTGATTGCCAATGATGGTTCACTCACCCCCGGTTCCTTTGTGGTTCAGGGGGCGGCCGAACAGTTAAATCGCATGCTGAAGTCCTCCTCCGATAATGATTTGCCCGAAGGCTACCATATCCACGCGGACGGCAGTCTCCACAAAAACGAAGACGAAGGGAAATAG
- a CDS encoding efflux RND transporter permease subunit encodes MLNSIIRLSLTHRTLVLAACVVILAYGGYLTTKLPIDVFPDLDRPRVVILTQCPGMSSEEVETLVTYPIETAILGANGVEDVRSQSSQGMNVIYVEFSWQTEPRYARQIVSERLANVPMPPGIRPIMTPQASIMGQILHVGIHRRKGPQGGLLAPLEQVDLLAERTEQNGRPVLTVWDPVVRNDPDQWQKVEVQDPHWDPALPGREVSFTWNKRSYDVVFPTPLEEKMDLRTTADWLIRPRLLKLNGIAEVIVMGGDQKQYQVLVDPIKLQEYNVSLQDVEEAVQSNNLNASGGFILSGQTERPVRVIGRLGALTNNVLEELRQAPVKMNGDRAVLLENVAEIVEGPAPKRGDASIDGHPGVVITIVKQPHADTRKLTDDVMAALRDAETSLPADIVINTKLFKLKSFIDRGIYYVEEALVIGAVLVVIVLFLFLLNLRTTFITLTAIPLSLVITTLVFRVVGVLTGTELSINVMTLGGIAVAIGELVDDAIVDVENIFRRLGENNISPDPKPAIVVVFEASREIRSAIVFGTAVVVLAFMPLFALSGVEGRLFVPLGVAYIVSILASLLVSLTVTPVLSYYLLPQAKATHTHQDGRLLRFLKWGAGYLIRFSMRHAAVLLLLTWTLVGVSVWELSRLGADFLPKFDEGSVQINVTLPGGSSLKASNEASSLIDAQLVKMQKTKDNPRGPILHFFRRTGRAERDEHAQPVNVGEYILTMNPQADYDRDEFLETLLSDLKTNVPGVGIEAEQPLSHLISHMLSGVKAQVGIKLYGDDLDKLRELAGDVRAAITDIPGVTPPIIDPQERVDELHVVLKPDELAYFGLSREYVARFVETALKGEAVSQVLEGQRRFDLVIKLDEPYRSDPYNLGTLRLELPNGRGQIRLRELADFPASASGPNLVNRENVRRRQTIRCNVSGRDLASTVAEIEKQVRAEVELPTGYFVEFGGQFEAQRSATLLITILAAVSVAGIFIVLMMLYPSARITFQILNAIPTAFIGGVFALVLTDQTLTVASMVGFVSLGGIAVRNGILLVTHYFHLMEEEGESFSPEMVLRGSLERLAPVLMTALTAGIALIPLVVGGNKPGLEILYPVATVILGGLVTSTFCEFFIHPGLFWKFSGKDADRLVRSETSEAELLRTATQQHS; translated from the coding sequence GTGCTCAATTCCATTATCCGACTTTCGTTAACCCATCGCACTCTGGTCCTGGCGGCCTGTGTGGTCATTCTGGCTTATGGCGGTTACCTGACCACCAAGCTGCCGATCGACGTCTTTCCTGACCTCGACCGTCCGCGCGTGGTCATCCTCACACAGTGTCCCGGCATGTCATCGGAAGAGGTGGAAACCCTCGTTACTTATCCCATCGAAACAGCCATTCTGGGGGCCAACGGCGTTGAGGATGTCCGCAGTCAGTCCAGCCAGGGGATGAATGTCATCTACGTCGAGTTCAGCTGGCAGACGGAACCGCGTTACGCCCGGCAGATCGTTTCAGAACGCCTGGCCAACGTCCCCATGCCGCCCGGGATCCGTCCGATCATGACTCCCCAGGCCTCGATCATGGGACAGATTCTGCACGTCGGAATCCATCGTCGCAAAGGACCACAAGGCGGACTGCTTGCGCCGCTGGAGCAGGTAGATCTGCTTGCAGAGCGGACTGAGCAGAATGGACGCCCCGTGCTCACTGTCTGGGATCCCGTCGTACGCAACGATCCCGACCAGTGGCAAAAAGTCGAAGTGCAGGACCCCCACTGGGATCCGGCACTCCCGGGACGAGAGGTTTCATTTACCTGGAATAAACGTTCTTACGACGTTGTCTTTCCCACGCCTTTAGAAGAAAAGATGGACCTGCGGACCACGGCTGACTGGTTAATCAGGCCCCGCTTGCTCAAATTAAATGGCATCGCTGAAGTCATCGTCATGGGCGGCGATCAGAAACAGTACCAGGTCCTCGTCGATCCGATCAAGCTGCAGGAATATAATGTCTCCCTGCAGGATGTCGAAGAAGCCGTGCAGTCGAACAATCTGAATGCCAGTGGCGGATTTATCCTCAGCGGACAGACCGAACGCCCCGTGCGGGTCATCGGCCGACTCGGTGCCCTGACCAATAATGTCCTCGAAGAGCTGCGCCAGGCACCCGTGAAAATGAATGGAGACCGGGCGGTTTTGCTGGAGAACGTGGCGGAGATCGTCGAAGGTCCCGCACCCAAACGCGGAGACGCGAGTATCGACGGACACCCGGGAGTCGTGATCACCATTGTCAAACAGCCTCACGCTGATACCCGCAAGCTGACCGACGACGTCATGGCGGCACTCCGTGATGCGGAAACTTCCTTGCCCGCCGACATCGTCATCAATACCAAACTGTTTAAGCTGAAGAGTTTCATCGACCGCGGAATTTACTATGTCGAAGAGGCGCTGGTCATCGGAGCGGTACTGGTGGTGATCGTACTCTTCCTGTTTCTCTTAAACCTGCGGACAACGTTCATTACCCTCACGGCCATTCCTCTCTCGCTGGTCATCACGACGCTCGTGTTCCGCGTGGTGGGTGTGCTCACGGGGACCGAACTGTCGATCAATGTGATGACCCTGGGAGGCATCGCCGTCGCTATCGGAGAACTTGTCGACGATGCGATTGTGGACGTGGAAAATATTTTCCGTCGTCTGGGAGAAAACAATATCAGCCCGGATCCCAAACCGGCGATAGTTGTCGTGTTTGAAGCCAGTCGGGAAATCCGTTCGGCGATTGTCTTTGGAACCGCCGTCGTGGTGCTGGCCTTTATGCCTCTGTTTGCTCTCTCGGGAGTTGAAGGACGTCTGTTTGTGCCCCTCGGTGTCGCCTACATTGTTTCCATCCTGGCTTCCCTGCTCGTTTCGCTGACGGTGACACCGGTCCTCTCGTATTACCTGCTGCCCCAGGCCAAGGCCACCCACACGCATCAGGATGGGCGGCTGTTGCGGTTTCTGAAATGGGGCGCCGGATACCTGATCCGGTTCAGTATGCGGCATGCTGCAGTTCTACTACTGCTGACCTGGACCCTGGTCGGTGTCAGCGTCTGGGAACTCTCCAGACTGGGAGCTGACTTTCTACCGAAATTCGATGAAGGCAGCGTACAGATCAACGTTACCCTGCCAGGAGGATCTTCCCTCAAAGCGTCTAACGAAGCCTCCTCGCTGATCGATGCCCAACTGGTCAAAATGCAAAAGACAAAGGACAATCCCCGCGGCCCGATCCTGCACTTTTTCCGCCGAACCGGACGTGCTGAGCGGGATGAACATGCTCAACCTGTCAACGTGGGTGAATACATTCTGACGATGAACCCACAGGCAGACTACGACCGGGATGAATTCCTTGAAACGTTACTCTCCGATCTGAAAACCAACGTCCCGGGAGTTGGCATCGAAGCAGAGCAGCCACTCTCTCACCTGATCAGCCACATGCTGTCCGGCGTCAAAGCCCAGGTCGGCATCAAACTCTATGGTGATGATCTCGATAAGCTCCGCGAACTGGCAGGAGACGTCCGCGCTGCCATCACTGACATCCCCGGCGTAACCCCGCCGATCATCGATCCTCAGGAACGCGTTGATGAACTGCATGTGGTGCTCAAACCCGATGAGCTGGCTTACTTCGGGTTAAGCCGGGAGTACGTCGCCCGCTTTGTTGAGACTGCCCTCAAAGGCGAAGCCGTCTCTCAGGTGCTCGAAGGACAGCGGCGTTTCGATCTGGTCATCAAGCTCGATGAACCGTATCGTTCCGATCCCTATAACCTGGGTACACTCAGGCTCGAACTCCCCAATGGACGAGGACAGATTCGCTTACGGGAGCTGGCTGACTTTCCCGCTTCCGCCAGTGGTCCGAACCTGGTCAACCGGGAAAATGTCCGCCGTCGACAGACCATTCGTTGTAACGTCTCGGGACGCGATCTGGCCAGTACCGTGGCTGAGATTGAAAAACAGGTTCGTGCAGAAGTCGAACTGCCAACCGGTTATTTTGTGGAGTTCGGTGGGCAGTTTGAAGCACAACGTTCGGCCACACTCCTGATTACCATTCTGGCTGCCGTCTCGGTCGCCGGGATCTTTATCGTACTGATGATGCTCTACCCTTCCGCTCGCATCACCTTTCAGATCCTGAATGCCATCCCGACGGCGTTCATCGGAGGTGTCTTCGCGCTGGTCTTAACCGACCAGACTCTGACGGTCGCCAGCATGGTGGGCTTTGTGTCTCTGGGGGGGATTGCCGTTCGGAATGGCATTCTGCTCGTGACGCATTATTTCCATTTAATGGAAGAGGAAGGGGAAAGCTTCTCTCCCGAGATGGTGCTTCGCGGCAGCCTGGAACGACTGGCTCCCGTGCTGATGACCGCCCTCACAGCCGGAATCGCCCTGATTCCCCTGGTGGTGGGTGGGAACAAACCGGGACTGGAAATCCTCTATCCCGTCGCGACTGTGATTCTGGGAGGCCTGGTCACATCCACCTTCTGTGAATTCTTTATCCACCCGGGCCTATTCTGGAAATTCTCCGGCAAGGACGCCGATCGACTGGTTCGCAGCGAAACATCGGAAGCAGAACTCCTGCGGACTGCAACACAACAACACTCTTGA
- a CDS encoding DUF3147 family protein, with the protein MWYYLLKVVLSAVLVVAVSEISKRSSLLGGMLASLPLVSYLGLIWLYIDTGSTTKVSELSRSIFWLVLPSLSFFLLLPWLLKKGMGFGASFGISTVVMIGFYLAMVVCLKKLGIQA; encoded by the coding sequence ATGTGGTATTATCTCCTGAAAGTGGTACTGTCGGCAGTTCTGGTGGTTGCCGTTTCAGAAATATCCAAACGCAGCTCACTCTTAGGTGGTATGCTGGCTTCGTTACCTCTGGTGTCTTACCTCGGCTTGATCTGGCTCTATATTGATACGGGAAGCACCACCAAAGTATCGGAACTGTCACGCAGTATCTTCTGGCTGGTCCTGCCTTCGCTCTCCTTCTTCCTGCTTTTGCCCTGGCTCTTGAAAAAAGGAATGGGCTTTGGTGCCAGCTTCGGAATCTCAACGGTCGTGATGATCGGCTTCTACCTGGCGATGGTCGTCTGTCTGAAGAAACTGGGCATTCAAGCCTAG
- a CDS encoding glycosyltransferase, whose amino-acid sequence MTSPLRILLTNNTLALRAGSELFLSDVAQGLLRRGHLPVAYSTTLGDLGEELQQKTIPVIDDLNALQEPPDVIHAQHHLEAMSAMLHFPETPVVYYCHGWLPWQERPVVFPNIFTYVAVDDLCRERLLTTPGIASEQVRTLYNFVDLKRYQPRAPLPEQPQSALIFSNQASDHNYAGLIRAACRARGIERVDLIGQSSGNVQSRPEELLPQYDVVFAKARCALEAMAVGCAVVVTERYGVGGLVTSQNMQQLRRLNFGVRTMQAAPLTEASLVDALSGYNAADAAAVSEWIRQEADLEQYLDQLELLYQGAVQQSQDESVSPDSKFRAAANYLQELAPLVKRQAAVEQRAAGFEQRAQLLEQQLQQLQTRLQERQTEHEQTAHEYAEFRGSIAGRLALKLQRMRLWLTGPR is encoded by the coding sequence GTTGCGAGCCGGTTCGGAACTGTTCCTGTCCGACGTGGCGCAGGGACTGTTGCGTCGCGGGCATTTGCCGGTGGCGTATTCCACGACATTGGGAGACCTTGGAGAGGAACTGCAGCAGAAGACGATCCCCGTGATCGATGATCTGAACGCACTGCAGGAGCCGCCCGATGTGATTCACGCGCAGCATCATCTGGAAGCGATGTCGGCAATGCTGCATTTTCCTGAGACGCCTGTCGTGTATTACTGTCATGGCTGGCTTCCCTGGCAGGAACGTCCGGTCGTATTTCCGAATATTTTCACATATGTCGCCGTCGATGATTTGTGTCGCGAGCGGCTGTTGACGACGCCGGGCATTGCGTCTGAGCAGGTCAGAACTTTGTATAATTTCGTCGACCTGAAACGTTATCAGCCGCGAGCGCCACTGCCGGAACAACCGCAGTCTGCGCTCATCTTCAGCAACCAGGCTTCGGATCATAACTATGCAGGGCTGATTCGTGCGGCCTGTCGTGCGAGGGGCATCGAACGGGTGGATCTCATCGGACAGAGCTCGGGGAATGTGCAGTCCCGACCCGAAGAGTTGCTGCCTCAATACGACGTCGTGTTTGCGAAAGCCCGTTGTGCGCTGGAGGCGATGGCCGTGGGTTGTGCTGTGGTCGTCACCGAACGGTACGGAGTGGGAGGGCTGGTGACCTCACAAAACATGCAGCAGCTCCGCCGGTTGAATTTTGGCGTGCGGACGATGCAGGCGGCTCCCTTAACAGAAGCCAGTCTTGTGGATGCCCTTTCCGGATATAACGCGGCGGATGCGGCAGCAGTCTCAGAGTGGATTCGCCAGGAGGCTGACCTGGAGCAGTACCTGGATCAGTTGGAGTTGCTTTATCAAGGGGCAGTGCAACAGAGTCAGGATGAGTCTGTTTCTCCTGACAGCAAATTCAGAGCAGCAGCGAATTACCTTCAGGAACTGGCTCCGCTGGTGAAACGACAGGCAGCAGTCGAACAGCGGGCCGCCGGGTTCGAGCAACGCGCTCAACTGCTGGAACAACAGCTGCAGCAGTTGCAGACCCGGTTGCAGGAACGGCAGACAGAACATGAACAGACCGCACACGAATACGCGGAATTTCGCGGCTCGATTGCCGGTCGGCTGGCGTTGAAACTGCAGCGGATGAGACTCTGGCTGACCGGACCTCGCTGA